The Ipomoea triloba cultivar NCNSP0323 chromosome 13, ASM357664v1 genomic interval ACTAGAGCATAGACTACTAATGACATCCCCTTGCACCTCATATACAAACATGTGTGTTTTCTCAACATACCTATATGAATCCTATCAAAAGAtttgtaacaaaaatatatGCACATAATCTCAAGTAAAAATTTCTCAATAGCTCAAACAATTAACAAGACACACTAGAAGCTGAAACTGACAAAAATTTCAGAAATCATTACCTGAATTGCAGAATTTTCTGAGGAAAATCGGTAGCATAATTTAACATCAAATTTTCCAGATATGAAGTACAGAGAGTCTACACTATGCACAAACAATTTCAAGCCAATCCAAAGTATAGAAGTATTTGTTTCGAAATTTTTCCCAACACTGCGCTGAGCAGAAGTTTAACTGACAACGTTCTTTTTTCACGAATTTTGTTTCCAAACCGCGCCAGTCAGAATTTTCTTAGTCAACGAATGAATTgagtaatttttttccttttcaagcACAATAAAATCATGATATATCATCCATACACATAAACAAGGAAGAATAGATATGTTTACAGCGTGAAAGTAGGTTTTGATAGACATAAACACTTACTTGCATCCTAAATTCACCAAAATTCCCGAATCCTACACTTGCTCCGCCTCAGCTTCACATTATACCCAAACACAAATACCAAATACACACATAAGCATAcccataaattataaacaacttACAAATAGATGACGTAGAGGGAAAAACGCTAAGTGACGCCGAAAACGAAGAAACTGTGATGATGATGAAACTAGgtcttctctctcttcttttttttttatttttattttttacgaATACGTGAGTGGCTGCTCTAAGGAAaattaatgtgtgtgtgtgtgtgtgtgtgtgtgtgtgtgtatatatatatatatatatatatatatatatatatatatatatatatataagttttctaatttttaaaatctaaagCCACAAGTGTAAGTCTTCTTAAACTCATATGCTCTGTGTGTGTCTAAAATTAGgaattagttattatattaagtttaggaataaaataatagCAGATTAGTTGACTAATCTCAAATAATTTTGGGTCTCATAgaatagtataataataagttaatataattataaatcatataataataaattttatttatatccatgtcaaaaataattaataatattaattaaaaataccgAATGTCACAATCTACCCTGCTTAAAAGATGCTTCATCCTCAAAGCAAAACCATAAGGCAACAAGGAAGACTCGAAAAAGAAGGAACTCAACCTCTCACAAAGAGAGTTTACAAAGAGAGTTTTACACACACTAAGGAAAGGTGCGGTGTTAATTCTACCCACCCTAAGAAATAATGTTACGTCCCCGTAACTTAAACAAGTACCTTGATCGAACAAAGTCGGGTAACGGTTTCTCATATCATCATCTACTTCCCAAGTGGCCTCTTCTGTCAGGTGGTTCAACCACAAAGCCTTAACGAGCTTCACAACTTTCCTTCGGGTTTCCCTTGTTTTAGTATCAAGAATCTTTATTGGTTTTTCCTCATAAGTTAAAGACTCGTCCATCTCCACGATCTTACAATCACAACAACGGTGTTCTTAGTATCACCATCACCCATTTACGCATTTAAGGGTCCCAAAACAACATTCTTTCTTACCTCTGAACATAATATATGTGAACTATCATGCACGCACTTCTTCAATTGAGATGCGTGGAATACATCATGTACCTTATCGGACAACATTTAAAACAGCTTAGGTAAGTCTAATtccaaaatttttaacaataatCACTTTTTAGTAGTGAGGTCGTTACCTTATCCAACTCTGTTGGTAAAGACAATCGATAGGCTACATTCCCAATCCTTTCCAAAACTTCATATGGTCCAATAAATCTAGGACTTAGCTTTCCCTTCCTTCTGAATCTCATTACCCCTTTCGTAGGTGAGACTTTGAGTAACACCTATCATAATAATACAACTTATTCCTATGTATATAAATACCATGTGATTATACATCTCTTAATACGTTAGTCAAATTTACCTTTTCGCTTTCTTGAAATTCAATCAATGATCTGCATAAGATTTATGTTGATCTTGGGCTATCTTCatcttttcttgaatttttctGATTTTCTCTGTTGTTTCTTGCAAGTATTGTGGCCCCAACACCACCGTATCTACGGTATCTTCCCAACTGACATTGATGTAGTTTATGGGGTGATGTGTGATGAGTGGTATGGAAGTGGtgaaacgaagagtcaagactcccgagtgtcgtgtctctcaaggatgacaaattggagcgaattagtgTTGACATTAAAGGTGTTaagaggtaagagttacaaggaTTACTACAGATCATTTAGATGATATGTTGGGGGTCTGAGAACAAGATTAAACTAAGGAATGTAAAGGGGATGCATGtcattgtaacacccccaaattttaTAAGCTTGAATACTCCAAAACAAACTATCTTTCTTACTAAgcatattgaaaataaatgcgGAAGCAAAATCAAACTATACCCaatggggtgttatgccacgctcGGGCCAACTCACTaaacccaaacgcacaggctacaagCTTTCTAACTACAATCTATATTACAACAATTTTTTATCTAGATTAAaaatcaactataatacaaCAATTTGGATTCTAAACTAATCTGTTTAAACCAAGAGACAACTCCAATGGCAACTAGCTCTACATCGCGCTCTCAAAACGAGTCACCTCCATTAAACCCTGAAAACAGTAAGGTttggaaaacacaaacaaacaaaattagcataaCATGCTAAGTAAGGTTCATTTTGCCCCGTAAAATATGTACCTTTTGGTTtggaaataatatacttttaaaagatagttttaaAATGAATACTATGAGACTTGGAATATAAATATAGGAAAAGAGTAAATCGTTTGTAGAGATTAGAACACTAGTGAAGTATCAAATCAAAGTGCAATATACATAAGCCAACATTAAGCTAATGCAAGAACTTCATTTAAGAACAAACTTCTCCTCATACAATCATCTATTTGGTATAGTAAACAAATTTTACTCCAGTAAAAGACATAACTCCACAAGAACAATTTTCAAGCATATGATAActtcaataattcaatatatacataagtacaaacacaagaagaaaacaaagcataACAAAAGTCTCAACAACAAGCTTATATAACAATAGTAACTCATTTAAAGTTTATATGATACTAGTAGCTCATCTCAagcttagtaataataatagcccatctcaggcttaatgatagtaatggcccatctcaggcttatgtaataataatggcccatctcaggcttaataataataatggtccatctcaggcttaataataataatggcccatctcaggcatatataataataatggcccatctcatgCTTAATATtagtaatggcccatctcaggctgaataataaaaatggcccatctcagactgaataataataatggcccatctcaggcttaataataataatggtccatctcaggcatatataataataatggcccatctcaggcttaatattAGTAATGGTCCATCTCAGgctgaataataataatggcccatctcaggcttaataataataatgtgcaAAGTAGTATTTCTCTAGATTACACATTTCCTCCAAAATCAATAATCCTTCAAAAGTAAATATAACTCATAtctagagccgtcaaaacgggcttagcccgtcCCGCCCCGCCAAAAGGGCGGGGCGGGCTCTAATTTTTTGAGCCCGTTTTaaggcgggctttttagcccgctccCGCCTAACCCGCGGGCATGGCGGGCCggcgggggcccgccaaatgtataataaaaaattattaaaataaataaatactacaatagtaaatccataacatttaatatgtcttttcatcttgattatattactaacattagtgtgtgtgtaatatatatatacacccttttgtataattaatgtaatagtaattgaattttggtttacagTGTAAActataaatcaaaattcaatatataattacattgaattttataaactaattatataattatataattatattagttttcaatctataaattaatacactaattataatatacggagtataaactGTAAACTAAcactatataattataatatatagctaACTGTACTGTAAactaatacaataattaatatatatatatatcccatcTCAGactgaataataataatggcccatctcaggcttaataatctggaataataataatggcccatctcaggcggtccatctcaggcatatataataataatggcccatctcaggcttaatattAGTAATGGTCCATCTCAGgctgaataataataatggcccatctcaggcttaataataataatgtgcaAAGTAGTATTTCTCTAGATTACACATTTCCTCCAAAATCAATAATCCTTCAAAAGTAAATATAACTCATAtctagagccgtcaaaacgggcttagcccgtcCCGCCCCGCCAAAAGGGCGGGGCGGGCTCTAATTTTTTGAGCCCGTTTTaaggcgggctttttagcccgctccCGCCTAACCCGCGGGCTGGCGGGCCggcgggggcccgccaaatgtataataaaaaattattaaaataaataaatactacaatagtaaatccataacatttaatatgtcttttcatcttgattatattactaacattagtgtgtgtgtaatatatatatacacccttttatataattaatgtaatagtaattgaattttggtttacagTGTAAActtaaatcaaaattcaatatataattacattgaattttataaactaattatataattatataattatattagttttcaatctataaattaatacactaattataatatacggagtataaactGTAAACTAAcactatataattataatatatagctaACTGTACTGTAAactaatacaataattaatatatatatatatatatataatcaagttcaaaacattagtaaattatataaatgatttgttattaacttatggattaacacttatttattagtcattattgtgtttaaaaaattacaaatacattactatatgtttaaattatccaaattattttagtatacacttactacatttttatattaatttttatttaaatttaaaacttttaaaatttggcgggcccccgccaaGGCCCGCGGGCTTAAGGCGGGCGGGGCGGGTTGCCTCTACTTAGGCCCGCTTTttgcgggctttttagcccgccccgccaCAAAGGCGGGCTTTGACGGGCTTTGGCGGGGCGGGCCCGCCAGCCCGCATTGACAGCTCTACTCATATCCtccaataaaattatagtttcaCTAATTTCAATAAACTTTGATTTTCAAACATAATTTCTCAAGGTAGGAGTTTTCACCGAACTCTATAACAAtattcaagaatatatatagacataacactttaaaaatcatatatattatttcattaaaCTAGTATAATATTAAATGGATTGAGGTAGTTTAAATGGAATAAACTCAAGTTATTAAGTATAAAGGTCTAAGGTTCAACTCTCATTTGAAGTAGAATAGATCTTTTTATGagtttattatgtatataaaatcTAATGTAAACAGGGAAGCAATCAAGGGTAGTCAAACCCACATCCTCACAACTACTATTGCAACACCGAAACCACACTACCATGTAACGAAAAGGTTCTATAAAACCGAAAGCAGTAGATACCCTACGAAATTTCAGCCCCAAAATCCACTCCAAACACGTCAAGATACAACTCCAAAAATACATCAACACTTCCAAACTTTAAAACATGAATATACACTATTTTAGGAACAAAATAACACCATATTAACACAATTCAATTTCTAAAGATTTAAAGTAGCAAAATAACCAATAATTTTAACAATAAAACTTAGGGCAAAATAGTTTGGACATTCATGAATCCTTACCTCCATAGCTAAAGCTCCAAAAATCCATCTCTTAATCTTCTCTTCCAAACCCTCCTCTTCTTTTCTCAAGCCAAAACACCACCATAACACCAAACCCTTTCCTCAAACCACAACAAACCCACACAAAATAACATCACAATCCATCCTAATGAGCTAACAAAGGAAAATAATGGAGAAGAGAAAAGGAAGCTTACCAAGTCTTGGACCTAGGGttatggaggaagaagatgaatcTTGAAGAAGATATTGAGAGTGAGAAAGAGACacacgatatatatatatatatatatatatatatctaaaaacttaataagtctcaatcaaggttatatccttgatttatgtccctctttctatatgctaataaatttgtacattttactttaaatgttgtacacttcaatgttattagacaaaattgtccctactacattgttgttatacaaaactacccttacaccgttattataacaccgttagcttttaactccatcattattatcacacacttatatctatcatatcattttcctattccttaattatcattttagtaaaattattatataattaatttaatggttgattatattttaattaaatttctatacatggtaaatcatatatgtgtgtgtataaaatacatatactatatttgtatatataattagaattaaaaattttaattatttatatttattaatattttaatattgggcatgaactttcgcgcatcgcgcgtacaaatactagtatatatatacacgtgagAGAGAGATGAATGTTGGAAATGAGCTAATCAcaatacatacattatatatataaaggatcatgACTCTAGAAAATTCTAACTTTTCATAATTGGATTATGGGCTAAAATCTGGGCTTAGGAATATTTTGGGCTCAAGCAAGACATTGGACTTAGGAAGAATAATTACTTGGGCTTAGAAAGTTTgatagttataaaaataattttggcaGGCTACTCTCAGATAGATTTTGGATAGAAAATTTTTGgatcataaaataatttatttaaagctCGGAacaaaataattagttttaataatatttgaactaaaaatatttatcgttaaaaatgaattttattttctagagtatttgtaataaaataatatcgTTTCTTTGGAGTAATtttacggggtattacagtcATAGCTAAACCAAATGATTGATTATCATTTGAAGTTTGAAACGGGTTTCGGAATTgaactagggagtcacggtatttgtaccgagtggcgtcacactcagactctcaatcctcattcggttgaggcattttatcgaacaccttgcctacctctcctcccggaccttgtcctttcggactaagggcagagatgtagatgagttggactcgtgagaggccgctatcgcgcacactctcgcTTTCACCAAGTTCACTAACTATTCCGaccgaaatagaagcaaagcatgAAGAACTTCACCCACACAAGACTACAATCCTATTCCAACATTTCCATAAACATAGacaaaattcaagcatcaatcaaaGATCTAGcatgggcacacacaccccaaaCTATTATACTCAAACATATGAAACATTCAAGAACAACAAAGTAAAATTAGAC includes:
- the LOC116001307 gene encoding uncharacterized protein LOC116001307; the encoded protein is MRFRRKGKLSPRFIGPYEVLERIGNVAYRLSLPTELDKIVEMDESLTYEEKPIKILDTKTRETRRKVVKLVKALWLNHLTEEATWEVDDDMRNRYPTLFDQEVEFLLFRVFLVALWFCFEDEASFKQGRL